The following are encoded together in the Bacteroidota bacterium genome:
- a CDS encoding GAF domain-containing protein, which produces MDKRENNPIPPADAELKEYIILLESTIKQYQKDIAFYETERKRWVQLKNIYRISNHVNILVTRIDEQHELFQKICDNIVEFGVFRMAMIGICDWEKLVVTPIVFSGYEEGYLSLTQFTLDDSPAGNVPLSLAVKTASPQVVNDLQAKDIPWHDEIVKRGYFSGAAFPIFVDGQVVGVLGVYATEKDYFKEDEIYLFEVITQYIGYGMEKVREEKLRKQAEEELRLSQQKFYVAFQSSPDLVTISTLKDGRFFEVNDAFVQVMGYSREEIIGNDSMAINLWVDRRERKKLIDELRGKGVIKNREVQFRIKSGEIRTFLISSDIIRINEEDCIILISRDITERQQAVEEIKTYAHEMSIINKIITACTSASDLVTNLHNVLNEALNATQLTCGGICLMDPDHYLKLMTDINVSDRIKNLYKVKGIKTGEGLCGHCALEKKSLILGNREAIAQYASYELLRNEDIQFYAAFPLIIQDECVGVMFLYTYGQEKPNERSLRLIETVCLQIAITIQNSLLHQEVLRNNETLEEKVLQRTKELETANKELESFSYSVSHDLRAPLRGINGFSKILLEDYISSLDEIAQEYLQRIIKATERMEQLIGDLLNLSRIIRSEISLKEIDMELLAKELMNEILNSLTSERKINFTVKGDLKVHADEGLIKIALYNLLNNAVKFTGNHPEANIELGVEQQDGRKVYYVRDDGAGFDMSYASRLFTPFQRLHSEQQFKGSGIGLATVNRIISRHGGEIWAVSNVEEGATFYFTLSAR; this is translated from the coding sequence ATGGATAAAAGAGAAAACAATCCCATTCCACCTGCCGATGCTGAGTTAAAAGAATATATTATTTTACTTGAATCCACCATTAAGCAATATCAGAAAGACATTGCTTTTTACGAAACCGAGAGAAAACGATGGGTTCAGTTAAAAAATATTTATCGTATTTCCAATCATGTTAACATACTGGTTACACGTATTGATGAACAACATGAACTTTTCCAGAAAATATGTGACAATATAGTTGAGTTCGGGGTTTTCCGGATGGCTATGATCGGTATATGTGATTGGGAAAAATTGGTGGTAACGCCCATAGTTTTCAGCGGATATGAAGAAGGTTATTTATCCCTGACACAATTCACCCTGGATGATTCTCCTGCAGGAAATGTGCCTCTTTCACTGGCGGTAAAAACTGCTTCTCCTCAGGTTGTAAACGATCTTCAGGCTAAGGATATTCCCTGGCACGATGAAATTGTCAAAAGGGGTTATTTCTCCGGCGCGGCATTCCCTATATTCGTCGATGGTCAGGTTGTTGGCGTTTTGGGCGTTTATGCTACTGAAAAAGATTATTTCAAGGAAGATGAAATTTATTTATTTGAGGTCATTACCCAGTACATTGGTTATGGAATGGAGAAAGTCAGGGAAGAAAAGCTTCGCAAGCAGGCTGAAGAAGAACTCAGACTTTCCCAGCAAAAATTTTATGTTGCCTTTCAATCCAGCCCGGATTTAGTGACCATCTCCACCTTAAAAGACGGCCGTTTTTTTGAAGTAAATGATGCCTTTGTACAGGTAATGGGGTATTCGAGGGAGGAAATTATTGGGAACGATTCAATGGCTATTAATTTATGGGTTGATCGCAGGGAGAGAAAAAAACTGATTGATGAACTTAGGGGGAAGGGGGTTATTAAAAACCGTGAAGTTCAGTTTCGAATCAAGTCTGGAGAAATACGTACTTTCCTTATTTCTTCAGACATCATACGGATCAATGAAGAAGATTGCATTATTTTAATATCCAGGGATATCACTGAACGTCAACAGGCTGTTGAAGAAATTAAAACCTATGCTCATGAAATGAGCATTATCAATAAAATTATTACGGCCTGTACCAGTGCTTCCGATCTTGTGACAAACCTTCATAATGTGTTGAATGAAGCCTTAAATGCCACACAATTAACCTGTGGCGGCATTTGTCTGATGGATCCTGATCATTACCTGAAGTTAATGACCGATATCAACGTTTCAGATAGAATAAAAAATCTCTATAAGGTAAAAGGGATTAAAACAGGAGAGGGACTTTGCGGTCATTGTGCTTTAGAAAAGAAATCCTTAATCCTGGGCAATCGGGAAGCTATTGCACAGTACGCTTCTTATGAACTATTAAGGAATGAAGATATCCAATTTTATGCGGCTTTCCCTTTAATCATACAGGACGAATGTGTGGGAGTCATGTTTTTATACACCTATGGACAGGAAAAGCCTAATGAAAGGAGCCTAAGACTGATAGAAACCGTTTGTCTTCAGATTGCCATTACCATTCAAAATTCCTTGCTGCATCAAGAAGTTTTGCGAAATAATGAAACACTGGAAGAAAAAGTGTTGCAAAGAACTAAAGAACTGGAAACTGCTAATAAAGAACTTGAATCATTTTCTTATTCTGTTTCTCATGATTTGCGTGCTCCCCTTAGAGGAATCAATGGTTTCAGCAAGATACTCCTGGAGGATTATATCTCTTCCCTGGATGAAATAGCTCAGGAATATTTACAGCGAATCATAAAGGCAACCGAGAGAATGGAACAGCTGATCGGTGATCTGCTTAATCTTTCACGGATTATCAGAAGCGAAATCTCCCTGAAGGAAATAGATATGGAGTTATTAGCTAAGGAACTGATGAATGAAATCTTGAATTCTTTGACCTCAGAGAGAAAAATAAATTTTACGGTGAAGGGTGATTTAAAAGTACATGCTGATGAAGGTTTGATCAAAATAGCTTTATATAATTTGCTGAATAATGCTGTAAAATTTACGGGGAATCATCCTGAAGCAAATATTGAATTAGGCGTTGAACAGCAGGATGGCCGGAAAGTATATTATGTCCGTGATGATGGCGCAGGCTTCGATATGAGTTATGCTTCCAGGCTTTTTACTCCTTTCCAGCGTTTGCACAGTGAACAGCAATTTAAGGGAAGCGGAATAGGCCTGGCAACCGTAAACCGTATCATCAGCAGGCATGGTGGTGAAATCTGGGCAGTAAGCAATGTGGAAGAAGGAGCTACCTTCTATTTTACCCTGTCGGCAAGGTGA